The Candidatus Dependentiae bacterium genome includes a window with the following:
- a CDS encoding nucleotide exchange factor GrpE — MDNSAMHNQVQDETNVTEGNQASEKALVTCETQLAEIKRNYALLNADFENFKKRLEKEQAAVMFGMQKSLLVPLLDIVDNFDRALSDNAMTDKTMAAHLEGFSLIRKNLQKLLEKFGVKEITDNAVFNPNFHEAVMSVQASDGKESGSIAAVLQKGYMLNNQVLRPAKVTIVS; from the coding sequence ATGGATAATTCTGCGATGCATAATCAAGTGCAAGATGAAACCAACGTTACAGAAGGCAATCAAGCAAGCGAGAAAGCTTTAGTTACTTGCGAAACGCAATTGGCTGAGATCAAACGTAATTACGCTCTTCTTAATGCTGATTTTGAAAACTTTAAAAAGCGTTTGGAAAAAGAACAAGCTGCAGTGATGTTTGGGATGCAAAAAAGTTTGTTAGTGCCGCTGCTCGATATTGTCGATAATTTTGATCGTGCATTAAGCGACAATGCAATGACCGATAAAACAATGGCCGCACATCTTGAAGGTTTTTCATTGATTAGAAAAAACTTACAAAAGTTGCTCGAGAAATTTGGGGTAAAAGAAATTACTGATAATGCAGTATTCAATCCCAATTTTCATGAAGCGGTAATGAGCGTGCAAGCTAGCGATGGAAAAGAATCAGGATCTATTGCGGCGGTTCTCCAAAAAGGTTATATGCTTAATAATCAGGTTTTACGTCCGGCAAAAGTAACGATTGTTTCGTAG